The following proteins are encoded in a genomic region of Paenibacillus sp. FSL H3-0469:
- the cysS gene encoding cysteine--tRNA ligase, with protein sequence MALHIYNTMTRTKEEFVPQEPDKVKMYVCGPTVYGYMHIGNARPVIVFDMVRNYLEALGNEVRYLTNFTDVDDKMIRKAEELNITVAEVAEMFIAAYQEDLAGLGVKPATLNPRVTESMDTIIEFIKELEDKGYAYENGGDVYYRTGKFANYGKLSRQNLEELRFGIRVEVDSRKENQEDFVLWKAAKPGEVHWSSPWGEGRPGWHIECSAMVREYLGTTIDIHGGGEDLKFPHHECECAQTEALTGEPLSNYWMHNAFLNIGDEKMSKSLGNGLLVKDIRARFKQGAIRYFMLSSHYRNPLNFTEEALLSAEKSVERIALAEGNVKHRLELAAEGTEGEASLQVTERLTAILSNFHARMQDDFNTPDAITAVFDWVSLANLTLADPEANPADFAVLLKAFAEMNAVLRLTVEAEEEVASEEVERLIAERAEARKNKNWSRSDEIRDELNALGILLEDTPQGMRWRRK encoded by the coding sequence ATGGCTTTGCACATTTACAATACAATGACGCGCACGAAGGAAGAATTTGTACCGCAGGAGCCGGATAAGGTGAAGATGTACGTCTGCGGACCCACGGTTTACGGCTATATGCATATCGGGAATGCAAGACCAGTCATCGTTTTTGACATGGTGCGCAACTACCTGGAGGCGCTTGGGAATGAGGTCCGCTATCTGACGAATTTCACCGATGTGGATGATAAAATGATCCGCAAAGCAGAGGAGCTGAACATCACCGTAGCCGAGGTTGCGGAAATGTTCATTGCCGCCTACCAGGAGGATCTGGCGGGGCTTGGCGTGAAGCCGGCGACGTTGAATCCGCGTGTTACGGAGAGCATGGATACGATTATCGAGTTCATTAAGGAGCTTGAAGACAAAGGCTATGCGTATGAGAACGGTGGAGATGTGTATTACCGTACCGGCAAATTTGCCAATTACGGCAAGCTGTCCCGCCAGAATCTGGAGGAGCTGCGCTTCGGTATCCGTGTCGAGGTGGATTCGCGCAAGGAAAACCAGGAGGATTTCGTACTCTGGAAGGCAGCCAAGCCGGGCGAAGTACACTGGTCCAGTCCATGGGGAGAGGGCCGTCCCGGCTGGCATATTGAATGCTCGGCGATGGTGCGCGAATATTTGGGGACGACGATCGACATTCACGGCGGCGGAGAGGATCTGAAATTCCCGCATCATGAATGCGAATGTGCCCAGACTGAAGCGCTGACGGGTGAACCGTTGTCGAATTACTGGATGCATAATGCTTTTCTGAATATCGGCGATGAGAAAATGTCAAAGTCGCTCGGGAACGGTCTACTCGTGAAGGATATCCGTGCGCGGTTCAAGCAGGGGGCTATCCGTTACTTTATGCTATCCAGCCATTACCGTAATCCGCTGAACTTCACAGAGGAGGCACTGCTGTCTGCTGAGAAAAGCGTAGAGCGGATCGCTCTGGCCGAAGGCAATGTGAAGCACCGCCTTGAGCTGGCGGCGGAGGGGACAGAGGGTGAGGCAAGTCTGCAGGTTACGGAGCGGCTGACCGCTATCCTTAGCAACTTCCATGCCCGGATGCAGGACGATTTCAATACGCCGGATGCTATTACGGCGGTGTTCGACTGGGTGAGCCTGGCGAACCTTACGCTTGCTGATCCTGAGGCGAATCCGGCTGATTTCGCCGTGCTGCTGAAGGCTTTTGCCGAGATGAATGCGGTGCTTCGCCTAACGGTAGAGGCAGAGGAAGAAGTGGCGAGCGAAGAGGTGGAACGCCTGATTGCGGAGCGTGCGGAAGCGCGCAAGAATAAGAACTGGAGCCGGTCGGATGAAATCCGCGATGAACTGAACGCGCTCGGGATTCTGCTGGAAGATACTCCACAGGGAATGCGGTGGCGGCGTAAATGA
- the cysE gene encoding serine O-acetyltransferase → MFKHIKSDIRAVFDNDPAARSRFEVVFTYAGLHAIWAHRMAHSFYKRRWFTLARMVSQMSRFMTGVEIHPGAVIGSRLFIDHGMGIVIGETCEIGDDVIIYQGVTLGGTGKEKGKRHPTVGNNVVIGSGAKVLGSFRIGDNSNIGSNAVVLREVPNNSTVVGNPGRVVKRNGERVSDRLDHTKMPDPLIDSLKFLQKEIEELREQMGAEDKQKQEQRRLESQQYIGDYEI, encoded by the coding sequence ATGTTTAAGCATATCAAGTCGGACATTCGGGCAGTATTCGACAATGATCCCGCCGCCCGCAGCAGGTTCGAGGTCGTCTTCACCTACGCCGGGCTTCACGCGATATGGGCACACCGGATGGCCCACTCTTTTTACAAACGCCGCTGGTTTACCTTGGCACGCATGGTCTCGCAGATGAGCCGGTTCATGACGGGAGTGGAGATTCATCCGGGCGCGGTTATCGGCAGCCGGTTGTTTATTGACCACGGAATGGGTATTGTCATTGGTGAGACCTGTGAGATTGGCGATGATGTTATTATCTATCAGGGCGTTACACTTGGGGGAACCGGCAAAGAGAAGGGCAAGCGTCACCCTACCGTCGGCAATAATGTAGTCATCGGCTCTGGTGCCAAAGTACTGGGTTCCTTCCGAATCGGCGATAATTCTAATATCGGCTCTAACGCAGTCGTGCTGCGTGAAGTGCCTAACAACAGTACGGTAGTCGGCAATCCCGGGCGTGTGGTCAAACGTAACGGGGAGCGTGTATCCGACCGGCTGGATCATACCAAGATGCCAGACCCGCTGATTGATTCCCTCAAGTTCCTGCAGAAGGAAATCGAGGAGCTAAGAGAACAGATGGGTGCTGAAGATAAGCAGAAGCAGGAACAGCGGCGGCTCGAAAGCCAGCAATATATCGGCGATTACGAAATTTAA
- the gltX gene encoding glutamate--tRNA ligase — MADQVRVRYAPSPTGHLHIGNARTALFNYLFARNLGGKFIIRIEDTDLKRNIAEGEESQLKYLKWLGIDWDESVDVGGEYGPYRQTERLDLYRVYWQDMLDRGLAYRCYCTEEELEAEREEQTARGETPRYSGKHRNLTEEQRLAFEAEGRVASIRFLVPEDRTYTFNDIVKGSISFNSKEMGDFVIVKKDGIPTYNFAVAVDDHLMAISHVLRGEDHISNTPRQLMIYEALGWEAPLFGHMTLIVGDDHKKLSKRNESIIQFIEQYDQLGYLPEALFNFITLLGWSPEGEEEIFTKEELISIFTADRLSKSPAVFDTNKLAHLNNHYIKHADPKRIAALAIPHLQKAGRLPEALSEEQQSWAESLVALYQEQMTAASDIVALSELFFRKSLELETEAAGVLAEAQVPEVLSAFLAKVEAAEDFSAPHMAVLIKEVQKETGHKGKALFMPIRVALTGQMHGRDLNATIALLGRSRVIERLKSQIKGA; from the coding sequence ATGGCGGATCAAGTTCGGGTGCGTTACGCACCGAGCCCTACGGGACATTTACATATCGGAAATGCCAGAACAGCCTTGTTTAATTATCTGTTCGCCCGCAATCTGGGCGGCAAATTCATTATCCGGATTGAAGATACGGATCTTAAACGCAACATTGCAGAAGGGGAAGAGAGCCAGCTGAAGTATCTGAAGTGGCTGGGAATCGATTGGGATGAAAGTGTGGATGTTGGGGGCGAATACGGGCCTTACCGCCAGACTGAGCGTCTGGATCTATACCGTGTCTACTGGCAGGATATGCTGGACCGCGGCCTGGCTTACCGCTGCTATTGCACAGAGGAAGAGCTGGAGGCCGAACGCGAGGAGCAGACGGCACGCGGCGAAACCCCGCGTTATTCCGGCAAACACCGTAACCTGACCGAGGAGCAGCGCCTGGCCTTTGAGGCGGAGGGCCGCGTGGCCAGCATCCGTTTTCTCGTGCCGGAAGACCGCACTTATACCTTCAATGATATCGTAAAAGGCAGCATTTCGTTCAACAGCAAAGAAATGGGCGACTTCGTCATCGTGAAGAAGGACGGTATTCCGACCTATAACTTCGCCGTAGCGGTGGACGACCATCTGATGGCTATCTCCCATGTGCTGCGCGGAGAAGATCATATCTCCAATACCCCGCGCCAGCTCATGATTTATGAGGCACTGGGCTGGGAGGCTCCGCTCTTTGGCCATATGACGCTGATTGTCGGCGATGACCATAAGAAGCTGAGTAAACGGAATGAATCGATCATTCAGTTTATTGAACAGTACGATCAGCTGGGCTACCTGCCGGAAGCTCTGTTCAACTTCATCACCCTGCTGGGCTGGTCGCCTGAGGGAGAAGAAGAGATTTTCACCAAGGAAGAGCTGATCTCGATCTTTACGGCAGACCGCTTGTCGAAAAGCCCGGCAGTGTTCGATACGAACAAGCTGGCGCATCTGAACAATCACTATATCAAGCATGCCGATCCTAAGCGGATTGCGGCACTCGCGATTCCTCATTTGCAGAAGGCGGGCCGTCTGCCTGAGGCGCTCAGTGAGGAGCAGCAGAGCTGGGCGGAGAGCCTGGTTGCGTTGTACCAGGAGCAAATGACAGCCGCATCGGATATTGTCGCGCTCTCCGAGCTATTCTTCCGCAAGTCTTTGGAGCTGGAGACCGAAGCGGCAGGGGTGCTTGCCGAAGCCCAGGTTCCCGAAGTGCTGTCCGCATTTTTGGCCAAAGTGGAGGCTGCCGAAGACTTCAGCGCTCCGCATATGGCTGTTCTGATCAAGGAAGTGCAGAAGGAGACCGGACACAAAGGCAAAGCGCTGTTTATGCCGATTCGTGTCGCTCTTACCGGACAGATGCATGGCCGTGACTTGAATGCAACGATTGCGCTGCTCGGCCGCAGCCGGGTGATAGAACGCCTGAAATCACAAATCAAAGGCGCTTAG
- the ispF gene encoding 2-C-methyl-D-erythritol 2,4-cyclodiphosphate synthase — protein sequence MIAVGQGFDVHQLVEGRPCIIGGVTIPYEKGLLGHSDADVLLHAVTDAILGALGLGDIGRHFPDTDPAFKDADSLKLLEQVWALARERGYRLGNIDSTIIAQKPKMAPYIPQMTEIIARTLNADVSKVNVKATTTEQLGFAGRGEGIAAQSIVCLLQDVISS from the coding sequence ATGATTGCTGTAGGACAAGGATTTGACGTACACCAGCTGGTCGAGGGAAGGCCGTGTATTATCGGCGGAGTGACGATTCCTTATGAGAAGGGGCTGCTGGGGCATTCCGATGCGGATGTGCTGCTGCATGCTGTAACCGACGCTATACTGGGAGCACTGGGCCTTGGGGATATCGGCAGACATTTTCCCGATACCGATCCGGCCTTCAAGGATGCAGACAGCTTGAAGCTGCTGGAGCAGGTATGGGCACTTGCGCGTGAGCGCGGATACCGGCTGGGGAATATCGATTCAACTATCATTGCGCAAAAACCGAAGATGGCACCTTATATTCCGCAGATGACGGAGATTATTGCCCGCACGCTGAACGCTGACGTATCGAAGGTGAATGTAAAAGCAACAACGACTGAGCAGCTTGGCTTCGCAGGGCGCGGAGAAGGAATTGCCGCCCAATCTATTGTTTGTCTGCTGCAAGATGTGATATCATCGTGA
- the ispD gene encoding 2-C-methyl-D-erythritol 4-phosphate cytidylyltransferase yields the protein MSNSVGVVIVAAGRGTRMGTAESKQYLLLQGKPIIVHTLEVFQRHKLISEIVLVTGEAGVQRCKQWVQAFKLDKVVAVIPGGTERQHSVRRGLEELKTHWVMVHDGVRPFVQDSEIEACYERAQSAGASVLAVPVKDTIKQVDSEGKVLSTPDRRSLWAIQTPQTFRLSDLLSAYEQAERDGFLGTDDSSLAERSGITVSVVEGSYKNIKITTPEDLDFAEFTVRSRGEEHR from the coding sequence ATGTCAAACAGTGTTGGCGTCGTTATCGTAGCGGCAGGCAGAGGAACCCGGATGGGAACGGCAGAGAGCAAGCAATATTTGCTGCTGCAGGGCAAGCCGATTATCGTGCATACCCTGGAGGTGTTCCAGCGGCATAAGCTGATCTCCGAGATTGTGCTTGTCACCGGGGAAGCGGGTGTGCAGCGCTGTAAGCAATGGGTACAAGCCTTCAAGCTGGATAAGGTGGTTGCAGTCATTCCCGGAGGGACGGAGCGCCAGCATTCGGTTCGCCGCGGACTGGAGGAACTTAAGACCCATTGGGTCATGGTTCATGACGGGGTACGGCCATTCGTGCAGGATAGTGAGATAGAGGCTTGCTACGAGCGGGCGCAGTCCGCCGGAGCGTCGGTGCTTGCAGTACCGGTTAAGGATACGATTAAGCAGGTAGACAGTGAAGGCAAGGTGCTGTCAACGCCGGACCGGCGAAGTCTGTGGGCGATTCAGACCCCGCAGACTTTTCGTTTGTCCGATCTGCTGTCGGCCTATGAGCAGGCAGAGCGGGACGGTTTTCTTGGTACAGATGATTCCAGTCTGGCGGAACGCAGCGGCATTACCGTGTCAGTTGTAGAAGGCAGCTACAAGAATATTAAGATCACGACGCCGGAGGACCTGGATTTCGCTGAATTCACAGTAAGAAGCAGGGGAGAGGAACACAGATGA
- a CDS encoding PIN/TRAM domain-containing protein, translating to MWKKFVLILAGCCGAWSGYSLYHAAERGFPVGLGKLEDSLPMEGSILFAVLGAIIFLIAGTLCAEWASSKLREMVAYCSGIPMNELAAGAAGLTGGLLLSLLLYPAMSWLGKAGELLQVAATLALGYMGLRIGLEKKEELASLWNTGRWARAAEPEERGTQEHKILDTSVIIDGRIADICKTGFIEGTIVIPEFVLEELQHIADSSDLLKRNRGRRGLDILNKIQKELDVKVLIYEGDFEEISEVDSKLVKLAKVLHGKVVTNDFNLNKVCELQGVSVLNINDLANAVKPVVLPGEEIIVQVIKDGKEHGQGVAYLDDGTMIVVEGGRDYIGTTMEVLVTSVLQTSAGRMIFAKPKLLEKAQ from the coding sequence ATGTGGAAAAAGTTTGTTTTAATACTTGCCGGGTGTTGTGGAGCCTGGTCCGGTTATTCGCTATATCACGCGGCAGAAAGAGGGTTCCCGGTAGGCCTTGGGAAACTGGAGGATAGCTTGCCTATGGAAGGAAGTATTTTGTTTGCGGTGCTGGGTGCCATTATTTTTCTGATTGCGGGGACTTTATGCGCGGAATGGGCAAGTTCAAAGCTGCGGGAGATGGTTGCGTATTGCTCGGGTATCCCGATGAATGAGCTTGCTGCAGGCGCAGCAGGGCTTACGGGAGGTCTGCTGCTGTCTCTGCTGCTGTACCCCGCTATGTCCTGGCTGGGCAAAGCAGGGGAGCTGCTGCAGGTAGCTGCTACGCTTGCTCTGGGTTATATGGGCCTGCGGATCGGGCTGGAAAAGAAGGAGGAGCTGGCTTCGCTCTGGAACACCGGACGCTGGGCACGCGCTGCTGAACCTGAGGAGCGTGGAACTCAGGAGCATAAAATCCTCGATACCAGTGTGATTATTGACGGGCGGATTGCAGACATCTGTAAAACGGGCTTCATCGAAGGCACGATTGTTATTCCTGAGTTCGTACTGGAGGAGCTGCAGCATATTGCGGATTCATCGGATCTGCTGAAGCGTAACCGCGGGCGCAGAGGGCTCGATATTCTAAATAAGATTCAGAAGGAACTGGACGTCAAGGTGCTGATCTATGAAGGGGATTTCGAGGAGATCTCGGAAGTGGACAGCAAGCTGGTCAAGCTGGCGAAAGTACTGCACGGCAAGGTCGTTACCAACGACTTCAACCTTAACAAGGTGTGTGAGCTGCAGGGTGTGTCGGTGCTGAATATTAATGACTTGGCAAATGCAGTGAAGCCGGTGGTTCTGCCGGGCGAAGAGATCATTGTTCAGGTCATTAAGGACGGCAAAGAGCATGGACAAGGCGTAGCCTATCTGGACGATGGCACGATGATTGTGGTGGAGGGCGGCCGGGATTATATCGGCACTACGATGGAGGTTCTGGTGACGAGCGTGCTGCAGACATCGGCAGGACGGATGATTTTTGCCAAACCGAAGCTTCTGGAAAAAGCACAATAA
- the pssA gene encoding CDP-diacylglycerol--serine O-phosphatidyltransferase, with translation MIQKSIPSLFTIGNLMLGMFGIMMAFDGKLSMAAIMVIIAMLLDGLDGRMARALKCESEFGKELDSLSDVVSFGVAPALIMYLTSLQELNPALGWTVTAIFPVFGALRLARFNVRPGIPGYFVGLPIPAAGGVLATLALFHKDVSAPFMIVATLLLSYLMVSTVKYPNFKKIGFPKKAVIGAPVVIVIAVAVAVVFPEQIAKLIFGLLALYALYGFRQSLGLFKVRRQRRRRRRAEDKVYHSKNG, from the coding sequence ATGATACAAAAATCAATTCCAAGTCTTTTTACGATTGGTAATCTGATGCTTGGAATGTTTGGTATCATGATGGCGTTTGACGGTAAGCTGAGCATGGCCGCTATCATGGTGATTATCGCGATGCTGCTCGATGGGCTGGATGGCCGTATGGCCCGTGCGCTGAAATGTGAAAGTGAATTCGGCAAGGAGCTGGATTCTTTATCTGATGTAGTTTCGTTTGGAGTCGCACCTGCGCTGATTATGTATTTAACAAGTCTGCAGGAGCTGAATCCTGCACTGGGGTGGACGGTCACAGCGATCTTCCCTGTATTCGGAGCCTTGCGTCTGGCCCGGTTCAATGTCCGCCCGGGGATTCCGGGATATTTCGTAGGATTGCCGATTCCTGCTGCGGGTGGTGTTCTGGCCACTCTTGCACTTTTCCATAAGGATGTATCTGCACCATTCATGATTGTGGCTACTCTCCTGCTGTCGTATCTGATGGTCAGCACAGTGAAGTATCCCAATTTCAAGAAGATCGGTTTTCCCAAAAAAGCGGTTATAGGCGCACCTGTAGTTATCGTGATCGCTGTAGCTGTTGCGGTGGTCTTCCCTGAACAGATTGCCAAGCTGATCTTTGGACTGCTGGCGCTGTATGCCTTGTATGGCTTTAGACAGAGCTTAGGATTATTTAAGGTCCGGCGGCAACGCCGCCGCAGAAGACGCGCGGAAGATAAGGTATATCATTCCAAGAACGGTTAG
- the disA gene encoding DNA integrity scanning diadenylate cyclase DisA: protein MKEYNPSDNMNDLLRMAAPGTPFREGLENVLRAKTGALIVVGYSPEVMEVVDGGFSINCDFSPNYLYELAKMDGAIILSEDLKRILYANTQLIPDSSISSIETGIRHRTAERVAKQTGKLVVSISQRRNIITLYQGSIRYALKEIGAILAKANQAIQTLEKYKAVLTQGLTNLSASEYEGIVTVAEVVGVIQRVEMVLRIKMEIKRYINELGNEGRLISMQMEELVGNTEEEAWLLYRDYAREEQEEKIREIIAGLKRSSDDELMDDNHIARLLGYSSTAISSEEAVTPRGYRLLNKIPRLPNVIIHNLVERFEMLPNLMTASIAELDEVDGIGEVRARNIQDGLKRLQKQVLIDRQM, encoded by the coding sequence ATGAAAGAATATAATCCATCAGATAATATGAATGATCTGCTTAGAATGGCTGCACCCGGAACACCTTTCCGGGAAGGGCTGGAGAATGTGCTTCGAGCGAAGACCGGGGCACTGATTGTTGTCGGATATAGTCCGGAGGTTATGGAGGTTGTCGATGGCGGCTTCTCCATTAACTGCGATTTTTCACCAAACTATTTATACGAGCTGGCCAAAATGGACGGAGCGATTATTCTGAGCGAGGATCTGAAGCGGATTCTGTACGCCAATACGCAGCTGATCCCGGATTCCTCCATCTCTTCGATCGAGACAGGAATCCGGCACCGGACGGCTGAACGTGTAGCGAAGCAGACCGGCAAGCTCGTCGTTTCCATTTCCCAGCGCCGGAATATTATTACACTGTATCAGGGTTCCATTCGTTACGCGCTCAAGGAAATTGGCGCCATTCTGGCCAAGGCCAACCAGGCGATTCAGACTTTGGAGAAGTACAAAGCCGTGCTGACACAAGGGCTGACCAACCTGTCCGCTTCCGAATATGAAGGGATTGTGACGGTGGCCGAGGTCGTCGGTGTAATCCAGCGCGTGGAGATGGTTCTGAGAATCAAAATGGAAATTAAGCGTTACATCAACGAGCTTGGCAATGAAGGCCGGCTGATCAGTATGCAGATGGAAGAATTGGTTGGAAATACAGAGGAAGAAGCATGGCTGCTGTACAGAGACTATGCCAGAGAAGAGCAGGAGGAGAAGATCCGTGAGATCATTGCCGGGCTGAAGCGCAGCAGCGATGATGAACTGATGGATGACAACCATATTGCCCGTCTGCTGGGCTATTCCTCAACAGCCATTTCCTCCGAAGAAGCTGTGACTCCGCGCGGTTACCGCCTGCTGAACAAGATCCCAAGGCTGCCGAATGTGATCATCCACAATTTGGTGGAACGCTTCGAAATGCTGCCTAACCTGATGACGGCAAGCATAGCTGAGCTTGATGAAGTAGACGGCATTGGCGAGGTTCGCGCACGTAATATTCAGGACGGGCTGAAGCGGCTCCAGAAACAAGTTCTTATTGACAGACAAATGTAA
- the radA gene encoding DNA repair protein RadA encodes MAKPKTKFFCTECGYESPKWFGKCPGCQEWNSMVEETESVVKTQGMNAPIFQSKEKAQSIINIESDKEPRILTGIGELNRVLGGGIVPGSLVLVGGDPGIGKSTLLLQTSHALTTQGLRVLYISGEESVRQTKLRADRLGALSAELYVLCETNMESIEEAIEQIQPQFLVIDSIQTVFMPEVTSAPGSVAQVRECTTRFMRIAKIRGIATVLVGHVTKEGAIAGPRMLEHMVDCVLYFEGERHHTYRLLRAVKNRFGSTNEIGIFEMGEVGLTEVENPSELFLSERPLGVAGSAVVASMEGTRPVLVELQALVASTHFPSPRRMCTGMDHQRMALIIAVLEKRMGMFLQNQDAYLNVAGGVKLDEPAVDLAVAISIASSFRDFPTKPYDVFFGEVGLTGEVRGVSRAEMRVKEAAKLGFRRVIMPEKSLKGWKHPQDIQIIGVSTVAQALAVALD; translated from the coding sequence ATGGCTAAACCTAAAACAAAATTTTTCTGTACCGAATGCGGCTATGAATCGCCGAAATGGTTCGGGAAGTGCCCGGGGTGCCAGGAATGGAACTCGATGGTAGAGGAAACGGAAAGCGTCGTCAAAACACAAGGCATGAATGCACCTATTTTTCAGAGTAAAGAAAAGGCGCAATCGATCATAAATATAGAAAGTGACAAGGAGCCGCGTATTCTGACGGGCATCGGAGAGCTTAACCGCGTGCTTGGCGGCGGGATCGTGCCCGGCTCGCTGGTGCTGGTGGGAGGCGATCCCGGAATCGGGAAATCGACACTGCTGCTGCAGACCTCGCATGCCTTGACTACACAAGGGCTGCGCGTGCTGTATATTTCGGGGGAAGAATCTGTGCGGCAGACCAAGCTGCGGGCCGACCGCCTCGGAGCGCTGTCTGCGGAATTGTATGTTCTGTGTGAGACGAATATGGAGAGCATTGAGGAAGCCATTGAGCAGATTCAGCCTCAATTTCTGGTCATTGACTCGATACAGACTGTATTTATGCCGGAAGTAACCAGTGCGCCGGGCAGTGTAGCACAGGTGCGGGAATGTACGACAAGATTCATGCGGATTGCTAAGATCCGGGGAATTGCTACGGTGCTTGTAGGGCATGTAACCAAGGAAGGGGCTATTGCCGGCCCGCGTATGCTGGAGCATATGGTGGATTGTGTCCTTTATTTTGAAGGGGAACGCCATCATACGTACCGTCTGCTGCGGGCGGTGAAGAACCGCTTCGGCTCCACCAACGAGATCGGGATCTTTGAAATGGGGGAAGTCGGGCTGACTGAGGTGGAGAACCCGTCGGAGCTGTTCTTGTCCGAGCGCCCGCTTGGAGTGGCCGGGTCAGCGGTGGTCGCCAGCATGGAGGGCACAAGACCCGTTCTTGTTGAATTGCAGGCGCTGGTTGCTTCGACACATTTCCCTTCGCCCCGCAGAATGTGCACAGGTATGGATCATCAACGGATGGCGCTGATTATTGCTGTACTGGAGAAGCGGATGGGCATGTTCCTGCAGAATCAGGACGCTTACCTCAACGTTGCGGGAGGGGTGAAGCTGGATGAGCCGGCGGTGGATTTGGCTGTCGCCATCAGCATTGCCTCCAGCTTCCGTGATTTTCCGACCAAGCCGTATGATGTGTTTTTCGGGGAGGTAGGGCTTACTGGTGAGGTGAGAGGGGTATCACGCGCAGAGATGCGGGTGAAAGAGGCGGCCAAGCTTGGCTTCCGGCGGGTCATTATGCCCGAGAAGAGTCTGAAAGGATGGAAGCATCCGCAGGATATCCAGATTATAGGCGTCAGCACAGTAGCACAGGCACTAGCGGTCGCGTTAGATTAG